From a single Acyrthosiphon pisum isolate AL4f unplaced genomic scaffold, pea_aphid_22Mar2018_4r6ur Scaffold_20663;HRSCAF=21772, whole genome shotgun sequence genomic region:
- the LOC103310397 gene encoding uncharacterized protein LOC103310397, with translation MPNEIQSNENNANAIDAVANFRLPTFWTQSPAFWFNHAEAMFAAQRITANASKVHYVVGALDQATIRTVGDLLGTSASYEAIRARLTEAFATSNAAKYRELVRPGGLGDRRPSQLLRDMRGNLPPGIGEEALKEFWMQRLPSNVRVVLHSLDASLDAVAARADLIMDASNPLDVDAVSREVDTDLAGTVASLAKQVQALTQLISSPAGAQQRHSAPTDAGQLPPSQRCYYHETYGAKARKCRPPCNFRPRNSSDSAPAEN, from the coding sequence ATGCCCAACGAAATACAGTCGAACGAAAATAACGCTAACGCGATAGACGCGGTCGCCAACTTCCGACTTCCGACCTTTTGGACCCAATCACCTGCGTTCTGGTTCAATCATGCTGAAGCTATGTTCGCGGCACAACGCATCACAGCTAACGCGTCGAAAGTGCATTATGTCGTTGGAGCATTAGACCAGGCAACAATCCGAACCGTCGGTGACCTGCTCGGAACTTCGGCGTCGTATGAGGCAATACGCGCACGCCTCACCGAAGCATTCGCAACGTCAAACGCTGCCAAGTACCGGGAACTTGTCCGACCGGGAGGTTTAGGCGACCGACGACCTTCACAACTGCTCCGTGACATGCGCGGCAACCTGCCGCCTGGCATAGGTGAAGAGGCGCTGAAGGAATTCTGGATGCAGAGACTGCCGTCAAACGTCAGAGTCGTCCTCCACAGTCTCGACGCCTCACTCGACGCAGTAGCCGCGCGTGCGGACCTCATCATGGACGCGTCCAATCCGTTAGACGTCGACGCGGTCAGCAGAGAGGTCGACACTGATCTCGCCGGAACTGTTGCGTCACTGGCGAAGCAGGTGCAGGCGTTAACACAGCTGATCAGCTCACCTGCAGGGGCGCAGCAACGACATTCAGCACCGACCGACGCGGGACAACTACCGCCGTCCCAGAGATGCTACTACCATGAAACGTACGGCGCCAAGGCTCGCAAGTGCCGTCCGCCGTGTAATTTCCGTCCGCGGAACAGCAGCGACTCTGCTCCGGCGGAAAACTAA
- the LOC103310396 gene encoding uncharacterized protein LOC103310396: protein MPNEIQSNENNANAIDAVANFRLPTFWTQSPAFWFNHAEAMFAAQRITANASKVHYVVGALDQATIRTVGDLLGTSASYEAIRARLTEAFATSNAAKYRELVRPGGLGDRRPSQLLRDMRGNLPPGIGEEVLKEFWMQRLPSNVRVVLHSLDASLDAVAARADLIMDASNPLDVDAVSREVDTDLAGTVAALVKQVQALTQLISSPAGTQQRHSAPTDAGQLPPSQRCYYHETYGAKARKCRPPCNFRPRNSSDSAPAEN, encoded by the coding sequence ATGCCCAACGAAATACAGTCGAACGAAAATAACGCTAACGCGATAGACGCGGTCGCCAACTTCCGACTTCCGACCTTTTGGACCCAATCACCTGCGTTCTGGTTTAATCATGCTGAAGCTATGTTCGCGGCACAACGCATCACAGCTAACGCGTCGAAAGTGCATTATGTCGTTGGAGCATTAGACCAGGCAACAATCCGAACCGTCGGTGACCTGCTCGGAACTTCGGCGTCGTATGAGGCAATACGCGCACGCCTCACCGAAGCATTCGCAACGTCAAACGCTGCCAAGTACCGAGAACTTGTCCGACCGGGAGGTTTAGGCGACCGACGACCTTCACAACTGCTCCGTGACATGCGCGGCAACCTGCCGCCTGGCATAGGCGAAGAGGTGCTGAAGGAATTCTGGATGCAGAGACTGCCGTCAAACGTCAGAGTCGTCCTCCACAGTCTCGACGCCTCACTCGACGCGGTAGCCGCGCGTGCGGACCTCATCATGGACGCGTCCAATCCGTTAGACGTCGACGCGGTCAGCAGAGAGGTCGACACTGATCTCGCCGGAACTGTCGCGGCACTGGTGAAGCAGGTGCAGGCGTTAACACAGCTGATCAGCTCACCTGCAGGGACGCAGCAACGACATTCAGCACCGACCGACGCGGGACAACTACCGCCGTCCCAGAGATGCTACTACCATGAAACGTACGGCGCCAAGGCTCGCAAGTGCCGTCCGCCGTGTAATTTCCGTCCGCGGAACAGCAGCGACTCTGCTCCGGCGGAAAACTAA